Genomic DNA from Vitis riparia cultivar Riparia Gloire de Montpellier isolate 1030 unplaced genomic scaffold, EGFV_Vit.rip_1.0 scaffold795_pilon_pilon, whole genome shotgun sequence:
CCAATAAAGGAACTACAAAATCCCGACTGATGGTTACCAATAAAGGTAAAGCtggaacaaaaaagaaaagcaagaagACTACAATCATGTATTCGGTGGTAACTTCAAGCGATGAAGAAGGATGTAGCACAGCTTGCAGCCCGTCAACGAATGCTATCACCATTACAGCCATCGCAGCCAAGGTGAGAACATAGCCGTACAATACGTATGCGTGGACGGTCTTCTTATTTTCTATGGGGAAAGAGGCAAGGAAGTAAATACCAATTGCACACATAGAAAGTACCATGGCTATGCTATCTTCCATGACAAAATTGCTGAAATTTTCCTTTGCTGCACTTGCCATGTCTCCGTGCTTGTCCAGGGTGCCATCTGTTGGGAGCGATAAGATTGCCATGCCCTGGGTAACGCCCTTGTCCTGAATGTAACCACCAGGCAGTGTGAAACCTGCCGTGAAGGTTACAGTTGCTATGAGTGCCACCACTATCATATGGCTTttcattgttttcttaatttcagATATTTCTTTACTTTCTTCACTTCCTTTGCTTTCAGATATTTTCTCACTTCCTTTGCTTTCGCTGCTATCCATGTCTTTCTTGACCTCTAGCGAACCCAAGGGTCTGATCCCAGCTCTGAAACTTGGACTCCGTCTCtgaaattgtaaattttttacaGAAACAGGGATAGATATTTGATTTAAAGGGGTGAAATAATCATCCTCATTCTtgtaaaagaaggaaaataatatatttgttaaCATAAAATTACCGGAAactgcatttttttattttttttatttgtgaataaaaacatataaaggATATTTTGTCAGTTGCAATATCCATATAATTTTAAACGCTGTGTTTGGTTGGCAAAAAGtatgaaggaaagaaatacggaaacacagaaaaaaaaaataataattaaaatgaattaaaaattttattatatttttggatGTCAACAGGTACAtaggaaatggaaaattttgacGGCCTTACCCTTGATCTCACGAAGGTGTCCAATATCCACGTGAACGTCGTCTCCGGAGGTGGGAAGTAGTTGACACCTTTAGACAAGGGAGAATTGTGCAACAGGTGGAGGGGCGTCGTTCCTTCAGCATTCTTCTCGTTCATGAGTCCTCTCATCCTTAACCGGGGATTATTTGACAAACCCGaagttacaaatattttttttggcattATCAAATGAAGAACATTATTGCCCTTATCATCAACTTTCTCGCAACAATCTGGAAAGTGTGACACCAGCACCTTCACTAAGTCCACATGGCCTCTGCGGGCTGCAATGTGAAGAGCTGTCCTGTTTCCAATTTCGTCGTCTTTGACGCCGAGATAGACAACATACTGATGCTCGTTAGATTTATCTAGCAATTGCATCACTATTGTTGGATTACAGCCCACATATGCAGCAAAGTGAAGGGGAGACCAACCATTTTGATCCAATTCTTTAGTTAAATCAGACTTCCATTCCAGTATCTTCTTTGTCATTGctgataaaatgaaaaaatgaacaaaagagaaaaagatttaag
This window encodes:
- the LOC117910634 gene encoding ankyrin repeat-containing protein At5g02620-like isoform X1; translation: MADSTTCNLNLNTESIQAAAEDTREVQITNQAAAEDGSTFMDPKLYEAAAHGDIHVLERHDIRVHRTPKKNTVLHVAAQFGQADCVKWILQLPSSSLLQQPNEKGDTPLHLAAREGHLTVVKVLIDAAKVGDAESGAAADCTVMLRMINKDNDTALHEAVRNHHPEVVKLLIQEDPDFTYGANTEGNTPLYIAAEWGFVDLVHMILDNCSSPAHDGVNGRTALHAAVILNNEAMTKKILEWKSDLTKELDQNGWSPLHFAAYVGCNPTIVMQLLDKSNEHQYVVYLGVKDDEIGNRTALHIAARRGHVDLVKVLVSHFPDCCEKVDDKGNNVLHLIMPKKIFVTSGLSNNPRLRMRGLMNEKNAEGTTPLHLLHNSPLSKGVNYFPPPETTFTWILDTFVRSRRRSPSFRAGIRPLGSLEVKKDMDSSESKGSEKISESKGSEESKEISEIKKTMKSHMIVVALIATVTFTAGFTLPGGYIQDKGVTQGMAILSLPTDGTLDKHGDMASAAKENFSNFVMEDSIAMVLSMCAIGIYFLASFPIENKKTVHAYVLYGYVLTLAAMAVMVIAFVDGLQAVLHPSSSLEVTTEYMIVVFLLFFFVPALPLLVTISRDFVVPLLVTISRDFVWKKFVSL
- the LOC117910634 gene encoding ankyrin repeat-containing protein At5g02620-like isoform X2; amino-acid sequence: MADSTTCNLNLNTESIQAAAEDTREVQITNQAAAEDGSTFMDPKLYEAAAHGDIHVLERHDIRVHRTPKKNTVLHVAAQFGQADCVKWILQLPSSSLLQQPNEKGDTPLHLAAREGHLTVVKVLIDAAKVGDAESGAAADCTVMLRMINKDNDTALHEAVRNHHPEVVKLLIQEDPDFTYGANTEGNTPLYIAAEWGFVDLVHMILDNCSSPAHDGVNGRTALHAAVILNNEAMTKKILEWKSDLTKELDQNDDEIGNRTALHIAARRGHVDLVKVLVSHFPDCCEKVDDKGNNVLHLIMPKKIFVTSGLSNNPRLRMRGLMNEKNAEGTTPLHLLHNSPLSKGVNYFPPPETTFTWILDTFVRSRRRSPSFRAGIRPLGSLEVKKDMDSSESKGSEKISESKGSEESKEISEIKKTMKSHMIVVALIATVTFTAGFTLPGGYIQDKGVTQGMAILSLPTDGTLDKHGDMASAAKENFSNFVMEDSIAMVLSMCAIGIYFLASFPIENKKTVHAYVLYGYVLTLAAMAVMVIAFVDGLQAVLHPSSSLEVTTEYMIVVFLLFFFVPALPLLVTISRDFVVPLLVTISRDFVWKKFVSL